In a genomic window of Cygnus atratus isolate AKBS03 ecotype Queensland, Australia chromosome 23, CAtr_DNAZoo_HiC_assembly, whole genome shotgun sequence:
- the SNRNP40 gene encoding U5 small nuclear ribonucleoprotein 40 kDa protein, translated as MLEQQKRKGPAPGPPPGPAPGPAPGPGPGPGPGPDLPLVPGPAKRPRHEPPAAGGGAGGGGQAAPGALLQAGPPRCSSLQAPIMLLSGHEGEVYCCKFHPGGNTLASAGFDRLILLWNVYGDCDNYATLKGHSGAVMELHYNTDGSMLFSASTDKTVAVWDSETGERVKRLKGHTSFVNSCYPARRGPQLVCTGSDDGTVKLWDIRKKAAVQTFQNTYQVLAVTFNDTSDQIISGGIDNDIKVWDLRQNKLTYTMRGHADSVTGLSLSSEGSYLLSNAMDNTVRIWDVRPFAPKERCVKIFQGNVHNFEKNLLRCSWSPDGSKIAGGSADRFVYVWDTTSRRILYKLPGHAGSVNELAFHPEEPIILSASSDKRLYMGEIQ; from the exons atgctggagcagcagaagcGGAAGGGCCCCGCGCCTgggccccctcccggccccgctcccggccccgctccaggccccggccccggccccggccccggccccgaccTCCCGCTCGTGCCCGGCCCCGCCAAGCGGCCCCGCCATGAGCCGCCCGCGGccggggggggagccggggggggcgggcaggCGGCCCCCGGGGCGCTGCTGCAGGCG GGCCCGCCGCGCTGCTCCTCGCTGCAGGCGCCCATCATGCTGCTGTCGGGGCACGAGGGGGAGGTGTACTGCTGCAAGTTCCACCCCGGCGGCAACACCCTGGCCTCCGCCGGCTTCGACAGGCTCATCC TGCTGTGGAACGTCTACGGGGACTGCGACAACTACGCGACCCTGAAGGGGCACAGCGGGGCGGTCATGGAGCTGCACTACAACACGGACGGCAG CATGCTCTTCTCAGCATCCACAGACAAGACGGTGGCTGTGTGGGACAGCGAGACTGGAGAGAGAGTGAAGAGGCTGAAGGGCCACACCTCATTCGTTAACTCCTGCTACCCAGCAAGGCGAGGACCCCAGCTTGTCTGTACGGGCAGTGACGATGGGACAGTGAAG CTGTgggatatcaggaaaaaagcaGCCGTCCAGACATTTCAGAACACATACCAGGTCTTGGCTGTAACCTTCAATGACACCAGCGATCAGATCATATCTGGAGGCATTGACAACGACATTAAG GTGTGGGACCTTCGCCAGAACAAGCTCACGTACACGATGAGAGGACACGCAGACTCGGTGACAGGCCTCAGTCTGAGTTCAGAAGGCTCTTACCTGCTCTCTAACGCAATGGACAACACAG TTCGCATCTGGGATGTGCGACCATTTGCCCCCAAAGAGAGATGTGTAAAGATTTTCCAGGGGAACGTGCATAATTTTGAAAAG AATCTTCTGAGGTGCTCGTGGTCCCCGGATGGAAGTAAAATAGCAGGGGGATCCGCTGACAG GTTCGTCTACGTGTGGGACACCACATCCAGGAGGATTTTGTACAAGCTGCCAGGCCACGCTGGGTCGGTGAACGAATTGGCTTTCCATCCAGAGGAGCCTATCA TACTCTCTGCATCCAGTGACAAACGGCTGTATATGGGGGAGATCCAGTGA
- the ZCCHC17 gene encoding zinc finger CCHC domain-containing protein 17 isoform X1: protein MEALPELYAIFRGEVASVTEYGAFIKIPGCRKQGLVHKTHMSSCRVDKPSEIVDVGDKVWVKLIGKEMKDDKLKLSLSMKVVNQGTGKDLDPNNVALDQDERKKRMFRDYTSQKITLEAVLNTVCKKCGCKGHFAKECFMQPGGTKYSLIPEEEEEEVTAAECERHKKSSLTDDSSKKRKKEKKKKKKHKSKQSSESDSDSSDSDSDGAQPASKRAKHSGKTSKAQKKKKKKHKKKTKE from the exons ATGGAGGCGCTGCCCGAGCTCTACGCCATCTTCCGGGGAGAG GTGGCGTCTGTGACAGAATATGGGGCATTTATAAAAATCCCAGGCTGCAGGAAGcaag GCCTTGTTCATAAGACTCACATGTCTTCCTGCCGGGTGGATAAGCCCTCGGAGATAGTGGATGTCGGAGACAAAGTATGGGTGAAGCTTATTGGAAAGGAG ATGAAAGATGACAAACTGAAGCTTTCCCTCTCCATGAAGGTTGTTAACCAAGGCACAGGAAAAGACCTTGATCCGAACAATGTTGCCCTTGA tcaggatgagaggaaaaaacGCATGTTCAGGGACTACACTAGTCAGAAGATCACGCTTGAAGCTGTCTTGAACACTGTGTGCAAGAAATGTGGCTGCAAAG GTCACTTTGCCAAGGAGTGTTTCATGCAGCCTGGGGGAACCAAATATAGCCTGAtcccagaagaggaggaagaggaggtgacagcagcagaaTGTGAAAGGCACAAAAAGAGCAGCTTGACTGATGattcttcaaagaaaaggaaaaag gagaagaagaagaaaaagaagcacaagAGTAAGCAGTCCTCCGAGTCTGACTCAGACAGCTCTGACTCGGACAGCGACGGGGCTCAGCCAGCCAGCAAGAGGGCCAAGCACTCGGGGAAGACCAGCAAGgctcagaagaagaagaaaaagaagcataagAAGAAGACCAAGGAGTGA
- the ZCCHC17 gene encoding zinc finger CCHC domain-containing protein 17 isoform X2: MSSCRVDKPSEIVDVGDKVWVKLIGKEMKDDKLKLSLSMKVVNQGTGKDLDPNNVALDQDERKKRMFRDYTSQKITLEAVLNTVCKKCGCKGHFAKECFMQPGGTKYSLIPEEEEEEVTAAECERHKKSSLTDDSSKKRKKEKKKKKKHKSKQSSESDSDSSDSDSDGAQPASKRAKHSGKTSKAQKKKKKKHKKKTKE, translated from the exons ATGTCTTCCTGCCGGGTGGATAAGCCCTCGGAGATAGTGGATGTCGGAGACAAAGTATGGGTGAAGCTTATTGGAAAGGAG ATGAAAGATGACAAACTGAAGCTTTCCCTCTCCATGAAGGTTGTTAACCAAGGCACAGGAAAAGACCTTGATCCGAACAATGTTGCCCTTGA tcaggatgagaggaaaaaacGCATGTTCAGGGACTACACTAGTCAGAAGATCACGCTTGAAGCTGTCTTGAACACTGTGTGCAAGAAATGTGGCTGCAAAG GTCACTTTGCCAAGGAGTGTTTCATGCAGCCTGGGGGAACCAAATATAGCCTGAtcccagaagaggaggaagaggaggtgacagcagcagaaTGTGAAAGGCACAAAAAGAGCAGCTTGACTGATGattcttcaaagaaaaggaaaaag gagaagaagaagaaaaagaagcacaagAGTAAGCAGTCCTCCGAGTCTGACTCAGACAGCTCTGACTCGGACAGCGACGGGGCTCAGCCAGCCAGCAAGAGGGCCAAGCACTCGGGGAAGACCAGCAAGgctcagaagaagaagaaaaagaagcataagAAGAAGACCAAGGAGTGA